TTGGATTAAAAGGTATGGTTTCCACCATCAGTACAGCATGCTCTTCGGCGGCAAATGCTATTATGATGGGTGCTAAACTGATCAAAAACGGTGTTTTGGACCGTGTGATTGTTGGTGGGACAGATTCCCTTTCAAAATTTACTTTGAACGGATTTAATACCCTGATGATTCTTACAGATTCTTACAATACACCATTTGATAACGACCGGAAAGGTCTGAACCTTGGTGAGGCAGCTGCTTTTATCGTTCTTGAATCTGATGAGGTGGTGAAAAAAGAAAATAAAAAAGTACTGGCCTATCTTTCCGGTTACGGTAATGCAAATGATGCCCATCATCAGACTGCATCGTCTGAAAACGGACAGGGTGCTTTTTTAGCCATGCAGCAGGCTTTGAAAATCTCCGGACTGGAAAAAGAGAGCATCGATTATATCAATGTTCACGGAACCGCGACTCCCAATAATGATTTATCAGAAGGAATTGCCATGATACGGATCTTCGGTGAAGGTCAGGTTCCTGAATTCAGTTCTACCAAAGCTTTTACAGGACATACTCTGGCAGCGGCGGCGGGAATTGAAGCAGTATTCTCTATTTTGGCAATGCAGCACAGTGTCATCTTCCCCAATCTGAATTTCAAAACGAAAATGCAGGAATTTGATCTGGTCCCGGTTACAGAACTGAAGGAGAAAAACATTAACCATGTTCTTTCCAATTCATTCGGGTTTGGAGGTAACTGTTCTACTTTAATTTTCTCAAAATCATGAGTGCAGTATACATCAACAGTGCATCCTGCATCTCCGTTCAGGACACTTTAAAAGAAAATTTTCTCCTGGATCTTAAAGCTGATCAGTCTGTTCAGATCTTAAAAGCTGTAGATCCCAATTATAAAGAATTCATTCCGCCTGCGATGATCAGGAGAATGTCTAAAACCGTAAAAATGAGCTCCGTAGCTTCCAGTTACGCTTTAAAAGAAGCAGGAATTGGAAAACCGGATGCCATCATTGTAGGAACAGGAATGGGATGTTCACAGGACTCTGAAAAGTTTCTGAAAAATGTGATCGATAACAAAGAAGAGTTTTTAACCCCTACATTTTTCATTCAATCGACTCACAATACGGTGGCGGGGCAGATTGCCCTTGGGCTTCAATGCCATGCGTACAATTTTACGTATGTCAACACTTCTTCCTCTCTGGAATTTTCGTTTCTGGATGCCAAACTTCAGATCATTGATGGAGAAGCAGAAAATATTCTTGTAGGCGCTGCAGATGAGCAGACTGGAAGAACAATGGATCTGTACCGTCTTCACCATATCATTAAAAAGGAAGAAGATCTTCCCGCTGATTATTTACACTCGGAGACGGATGGCGTGATCTGGGGTGAAGGTGCATCTTTCTTTGTTTTAGGGAAAGATAAAACTGAAAATTCTTATGCTAAACTCAGAGACATTCAGATAATCAACAGATTGGACCTGGAAGAAGTCCCATCTTTTATAACAGATTTTTTGACCAGAAATGATTTAAAACATGAAGATATCGATGCTGTGATTTTAGGTTTCAGCGGCGATGCAACATCTGATGCTTACTATACAAAAGCAATGGCTGCATTTAAGAATTCAGCTTTGCTGTACTACAAACATCTGAGTGGAGAATTCAATACGGCTAGTGGCTTTTCAACATTTATGGCCTGTCATATCCTGAAAGAGCAGCAAATTCCTGATATAATGATGATCAATTCAGAGAAAAAGACAGAAGTTAAAAATATTCTTCTTTATAATCATCTGGCAGGAAACGATCACAGCCTTATGCTGCTGGAGAGAGCTTAAAAATAAAAAGGGTAATAATGAATTTGTAAATTTGTTATTGCCAAAATTAAAATAACAGAAGATGAAGCATTACCCATTCATTTTATTTTATCTTTTCTGCAATGCATTTATTTATGCGTTTCATGGCAGCTTTTGGGTTTATATAGCTTGTTTTCTGGCATTTTCTGCAGTTGTCGTCTGGGGATCTTTTGATATAGAGCTCGGGTATTTCGTCAACAGCATTACTCATAAAAGAACAAAAACCAATGAAGTTGCCCTGACTTTTGATGATGGGCCGACTGAATTTACTCCTCAGTTTTTGGATCTGCTAAAAGAGCATCAGGTGAAAGCTACCTTTTTCTGCATCGGAAAACAGATCGAAAAATATCCTGAAACATTTAAAAGAATTATTGATGAAGGACATACCATTGGAAATCACACGCTTTCGCACTCCAACAATACAGGATTTTTATCTGCTGAGGAAATGACTGAGGAAATTGAGAAATGTGATGAAATAATGGCAAAAACCGGCAATATAAAAACTGATTTATACCGGCCTCCTTTTGGTGTTACCAATCCAAGTATTGCCAAAGCCATAAAAAGAACCCGCAAAAAAAGCATCGGCTGGAATGTCCGTTCACTGGATACGGTAACAGACGATGAAAAAAAGATCTATAAAAAAGTAACCAAACGCTTGAAGAAAGGAAGCATTATTCTCCTTCACGACACTTCAGAAAAAACCTATAACGTGTTGATAGATTTATTGTTATTTTTGAAGGATAAAAAATATTCGACATTTACCGTCGATTCAATTACAAAATCAAAGTAAAATGATTAAAAATATTGCTTTCGGAGCACTCCTATTAATTTCCGGCTTCTTTTCTGCCCAGATGACAGCGATGTCCGGAGCAGAAGCTAAAGCATTTGTGACAAAAGTTTCTTCTGAAACCCAGGAGATCAAAACTCTTCAGAGTGATTTCACCCAGATCAAAAAAATGGATTTTCTGGACAAAAATATCGTTACTTACGGAAAAATGTCTTTAAAATCACCGAACATGCTGAGCTGGAAATACACCAAGCCTTACCAATACAGCATTATCTTTAAGGAAGGTAAAATCCTGATCAATGACCAGGGGAAAAAATCTTCTGTGGATGCCAAGAGTAAAACATTTGAAAAGATCAATAAGCTGATTGTGGGAAGTTCAAACGGAAAAATGTTCAGTGATCCTGAATTTACGGTGTCGTATTATAAAAACGGGAACTTCAATGTCGCAAAATTCATCCCGAAATCTGCCCAGCTATTGAAATATATTAAGCTGATTGAACTTCATTTTCCTAAAAACCAATCTACGGTGTCACAGGTGAATATGACGGAAGCTTCGGGAGACACTACCAATATTGTTTTCAAAAATACCAAGATCAATGCAGCGATTGCAGCTTCAGAGTTTAGTTTGTAGTCTGGTTCTTCTGCTGTTGGCGTCTTGTAAAAGTTACCAACTTACTGACGTAAAACCGGTTAAGAGTTCTGAGAAAACGGTCGAAAATTTATTTTTTTCTTCCGGTGAAGATTATGTGTATAAATGCCAGATGGATATTTATAAAAACCACGTAAGCGGAATCCTGATCATTAAAAAACTGAATGAAAGTACCCATCGTGTAGTCCTGACTTCTGATTTTGGAAATAAATTAATTGATTTCGAGATTTCCGGGAACGATTTTAAATTAAATTATGTTCTTCCGGATCTGGATAAAAAAATCGTTATCAACTTTTTAAAAAATGACTTCAGGGAGTTGCTGAAAAAACAATACCCAGTGAGTGAGTCATTTGAAAATAATCATTCTAAAATTTATCTGTCAAAGGCTGATCACAAAGCCTATTATCTGTTCTTCAGTAAAGAAAACGGACTGTTAAGAGAAATTGTGTACACAAAAAACAATAAGGAAAAAATCGATTTTAGTTTTGAAGCAAAAAAACATACCTTCGCTGACAGCTTAAACCTGCAACATAGGGACTTTAAGATCAATATAAAACTACTTCAAATAACCGAAACTGAATCAAATTAACATGAAAAAAATTCTATTTTTAGCCATTGCTTTAATTTCAGGATTATCTTTTGCCCAGGTAACTTTCAATCCGGGAATCAGGGCGGGAGCTAATTTCTCTCATTTTTCAAATAGTGAAACTTTTAATTATTACTATCTGGAAGAATTTCCTAATGCTGCAGAACCTTATCTTGACTATAAAACCAAAACAGATTTTTACATAGGATTCATAGGAAATATCCGTTTTGCCAAATTTTATGCTTTGCAACCGGAAATTAACTATTCCAGACAGGGCGCAAAAATAAGTACCAATGTGAACAACTGGGACGGAAGAACACTTTCGGTATCTTATCTTGGATTACAGCTAATCAATAAGTTCTATTTCAACCAATTCAATGTGCATGTTGGACCGACTTTAGAATTCGTTGTAGATAAAAAGAATTTTGATCCTGAAAATGAGATTGATCTTGGAATTACTGCCGGCTTAGGATATGATATTACAAAAAATTTTGGTATTGAAGCCAGAGTAAAAAAAGGTTTTGTACCGGTGGACAGTTATAACAGGAATCACTCCAATGTTGTTTTCCAGACAGGCCTTTATTATACCTTTAACATGAAAAAATAATTTTATGCAGACCATTCTTACAGACTTTTATACTTTAGTATCCTATGAAAAAGGAGAAAACGGAAGTTTCACTGCGAACATCCATCTGAATAAAGATCATGATATTTTTAAAGGCCACTTTCCGGGAAATCCGGTAACGCCGGGAGTCTGTATGATGCAGATTGTGAAAGAGCTGACAGAGGAATTTACCGGTTCAAAATTATTTTTAAAAACGGCATCGAATGTAAAATTTATGGCGATTATCAATCCTTTTGAGACCCCGGATCTGAAGCTTCAGCTGGATATTACTGAAAATGAAGAAGATGTTAAAGTAAAAAATATCACTTCTTTTGGCGAGACTATTGCATTGAAAATGTCAGTAAGCTATAAAAAATAATATCATGAAATTTTTACTATCCCTCATAACCGCTTTTATTTTTTTCTTCCAGACCGACCTCGAAGCTTTAAGAAACAGCTATGCAAAAGCCAATTCGTCTAATGCCAATACGGAAGCATTCATTAATCTTGCGGAAAAACAATCTGGTTCAGATGCCGTAACCACCGGTTATAAAGCGGCAGCCCAGATCATGGAAGCCAAGTTTGCTAAAAAGAACAGAAAAGCACTTGTAAAAACCGGTGCTACAAGTCTAGAGAGCATTATCAAAAGTAATCCTAATAATATAGAACTGCGACTGATCAGATTGAGCGTTCAGGAAAACATCCCGAAAATAGTTGGTTACAGAGGCAGCATCAAAGACGATAAAACTTTCCTTATCAATAATTACAGCAAGCAGAACACAGCCCTGAAAAGTTATGTGAAAAAATTTGCGATGCAGTCTAAATCCTTTACAGATACTGAAAGAGCTACTATAAAATAAAACAATGACCCTTCCTGAAGTACAAAATGCAATTTCTGAAAAGAAAATCTGCATTTTAATACCTACCTACAATAATGAAAAAACTCTGAAAAGAGTGATAGACGGTGTCCTGCACTACACCGGGAACATTATTGCAGTCAACGATGGTTCTACAGATACTACTTCACAGATATTGGCTCAATATCCGCAAATCACTGTGCTTTCCTTACCTGAGAACAAAGGAAAAGGGAACGGACTGAAAATCGGCTTCAGAAAAGCTAAAGAGCTTGGTTATCATTATGCCATTACGATTGATTCTGACGGACAGCATTATCCGGATGATATTCCTGTATTTGTAGAAGCACTGCTTAAAGAAGATAAGGATATACTTCTTATTGGTAACCGGAATATGTCACAGGATGGGATACCCAAAAAAAGCAGTTTCGGAAACAGGTTTTCTAATTTCTGGTTTTGGTTTGAGACCGGAATCAAGCTGGAAGATACCCAATCCGGTTACAGATTATATCCGTTATTAAAAATTCCAAAGAAATATTTTACTCCAAAATTTGAATTTGAAATTGAAATTATTGTACGGACAGCCTGGAGGCATATTCCCGTAAAGAATGTCCCAATCAATGTTTTGTATGACCCCGCAGAAAGGGTTTCCCATTTCAGACCGTTCAAAGATTTTACAAGGATCAGCATTCTGAATACTATTTTGGTGACCATTACCCTTTTCTACATTATTCCGCGAAATTTCGTGTATAATTTCAAAAAAAAAAGCTTTAAAAGATTCATAAAGGAAGATGTCCTGGAAAGTGACGGCAGCAACCGTACAAAGGCATTTTCTATCGCATTGGGTGTATTTATAGGCTTATCTCCGTTTTGGGGGTTCCATACACTTCTTGTGATTTCGCTGTCAGTTTTATTTAAGCTAA
The Chryseobacterium sp. W4I1 DNA segment above includes these coding regions:
- a CDS encoding porin family protein: MKKILFLAIALISGLSFAQVTFNPGIRAGANFSHFSNSETFNYYYLEEFPNAAEPYLDYKTKTDFYIGFIGNIRFAKFYALQPEINYSRQGAKISTNVNNWDGRTLSVSYLGLQLINKFYFNQFNVHVGPTLEFVVDKKNFDPENEIDLGITAGLGYDITKNFGIEARVKKGFVPVDSYNRNHSNVVFQTGLYYTFNMKK
- a CDS encoding DUF2062 domain-containing protein, producing the protein MTLPEVQNAISEKKICILIPTYNNEKTLKRVIDGVLHYTGNIIAVNDGSTDTTSQILAQYPQITVLSLPENKGKGNGLKIGFRKAKELGYHYAITIDSDGQHYPDDIPVFVEALLKEDKDILLIGNRNMSQDGIPKKSSFGNRFSNFWFWFETGIKLEDTQSGYRLYPLLKIPKKYFTPKFEFEIEIIVRTAWRHIPVKNVPINVLYDPAERVSHFRPFKDFTRISILNTILVTITLFYIIPRNFVYNFKKKSFKRFIKEDVLESDGSNRTKAFSIALGVFIGLSPFWGFHTLLVISLSVLFKLNKVLAFVASNVSLPPFIPFIIAASLFLGSPFVHGDSNILSSELNFELIKNNLLQYVIGSAILATSMSALCGIVAFIFLNKLNPENN
- a CDS encoding outer membrane lipoprotein carrier protein LolA, with translation MIKNIAFGALLLISGFFSAQMTAMSGAEAKAFVTKVSSETQEIKTLQSDFTQIKKMDFLDKNIVTYGKMSLKSPNMLSWKYTKPYQYSIIFKEGKILINDQGKKSSVDAKSKTFEKINKLIVGSSNGKMFSDPEFTVSYYKNGNFNVAKFIPKSAQLLKYIKLIELHFPKNQSTVSQVNMTEASGDTTNIVFKNTKINAAIAASEFSL
- a CDS encoding beta-ketoacyl-[acyl-carrier-protein] synthase family protein, which encodes MSRKIAITGMGIISSIGNNVEENFISLKSGKHGISDIEMFETRHAGSIKTGEIKWSNEELVQQLQLPEDNNVTRTSLLGMMAAREAVKSAGISDINEYKTGLISSTSVAGMDITERYFYSYEDFPEKQKYIDAHDAGNSSLAIADYLGLKGMVSTISTACSSAANAIMMGAKLIKNGVLDRVIVGGTDSLSKFTLNGFNTLMILTDSYNTPFDNDRKGLNLGEAAAFIVLESDEVVKKENKKVLAYLSGYGNANDAHHQTASSENGQGAFLAMQQALKISGLEKESIDYINVHGTATPNNDLSEGIAMIRIFGEGQVPEFSSTKAFTGHTLAAAAGIEAVFSILAMQHSVIFPNLNFKTKMQEFDLVPVTELKEKNINHVLSNSFGFGGNCSTLIFSKS
- a CDS encoding polysaccharide deacetylase family protein; this encodes MKHYPFILFYLFCNAFIYAFHGSFWVYIACFLAFSAVVVWGSFDIELGYFVNSITHKRTKTNEVALTFDDGPTEFTPQFLDLLKEHQVKATFFCIGKQIEKYPETFKRIIDEGHTIGNHTLSHSNNTGFLSAEEMTEEIEKCDEIMAKTGNIKTDLYRPPFGVTNPSIAKAIKRTRKKSIGWNVRSLDTVTDDEKKIYKKVTKRLKKGSIILLHDTSEKTYNVLIDLLLFLKDKKYSTFTVDSITKSK
- a CDS encoding 3-hydroxyacyl-ACP dehydratase — translated: MQTILTDFYTLVSYEKGENGSFTANIHLNKDHDIFKGHFPGNPVTPGVCMMQIVKELTEEFTGSKLFLKTASNVKFMAIINPFETPDLKLQLDITENEEDVKVKNITSFGETIALKMSVSYKK
- a CDS encoding beta-ketoacyl synthase N-terminal-like domain-containing protein, whose amino-acid sequence is MSAVYINSASCISVQDTLKENFLLDLKADQSVQILKAVDPNYKEFIPPAMIRRMSKTVKMSSVASSYALKEAGIGKPDAIIVGTGMGCSQDSEKFLKNVIDNKEEFLTPTFFIQSTHNTVAGQIALGLQCHAYNFTYVNTSSSLEFSFLDAKLQIIDGEAENILVGAADEQTGRTMDLYRLHHIIKKEEDLPADYLHSETDGVIWGEGASFFVLGKDKTENSYAKLRDIQIINRLDLEEVPSFITDFLTRNDLKHEDIDAVILGFSGDATSDAYYTKAMAAFKNSALLYYKHLSGEFNTASGFSTFMACHILKEQQIPDIMMINSEKKTEVKNILLYNHLAGNDHSLMLLERA